One region of Ferrimicrobium sp. genomic DNA includes:
- a CDS encoding amino acid permease, with amino-acid sequence MPDEDSGSAHGRFQRGFEVRPPRVLPRLESFNVPEKLSYRIKNRLLGPPLVTEDLDEQRIGKPTALAILSSDVMSSSAYATEAMLGVLVPAVGLAAFALVVPVSFLVLVVLIFVTASYLEVIKAYPKAGGAYVVARDTFGTGLARVAAASLFVDYTLTVAVSISAGADALASAVPALTPYVTVITVIFVIGIAYGNLRGIREAGKTFAVPTYLFIGSMFLMIGVGIFRGIFGHLPVYTHFGAGVYPAGTAGAGLLLGASVFIFLKAFASGGTALTGTEAISNGVSVFRDPQPRNARITLVVMSVILGTLLLGVSGLAAVTHATPYLSGDPTVLSQIAKAVFGTSLIGRILYVALDIFTMGILTLAANTSFAGLPFLASFAASDGFLPKSFTVRGHRLVYSTAIVALAVVSVILLVATNSNVYTLISLYAIGVFTGFTIAGAGMVKHHFMTREKSWRRRAAINGAAAVLSGAVDITFIVTKFTSGAWTIVIIVPVLVLIFTRFKHSHDSEQAALSAGLASIEHEVLPRKHKVLILVDQVDVATVTALNYARILAADSVTALHFVTDEKHAQALAASWESGGLGRTPLELLDCQDRRLRRAAGQVVLDALSDGDSQVSVLIPHRIYPRFSGSLLHDQTSASLAEVIAQLPHATPILIPHRVKPARQPAPTPTGTPGRTALRTDEPSLDPSVTQDEVADGVTQIAGLKLRERTRVIGRVSSIRMSSYHGTPSTAARLEDASGGLMLVFPGRSAIPGLNSGMNVSAEGTVVEVDGHLAMINPLYEFLPLTTK; translated from the coding sequence ATGCCCGATGAAGATTCCGGTTCGGCGCATGGTCGATTCCAACGAGGTTTCGAGGTTCGTCCTCCGCGTGTGCTGCCTCGGCTTGAGTCGTTCAATGTACCTGAGAAGCTAAGCTACCGGATTAAGAATCGGCTACTTGGTCCACCTTTGGTGACCGAGGACCTCGATGAACAGCGGATCGGCAAGCCAACCGCTCTTGCGATCCTCTCCTCCGACGTGATGTCATCGTCGGCGTATGCTACCGAAGCGATGCTTGGTGTGCTAGTTCCAGCGGTGGGACTCGCCGCCTTCGCACTGGTGGTACCGGTTTCTTTTTTGGTTCTGGTGGTTCTCATCTTTGTGACCGCCTCCTATCTTGAGGTGATCAAGGCCTACCCCAAGGCTGGGGGGGCGTACGTGGTCGCGCGCGACACCTTTGGCACCGGCCTCGCAAGGGTGGCGGCCGCCTCGCTCTTTGTGGACTACACCTTGACCGTGGCGGTGTCGATCTCAGCCGGTGCGGATGCGCTCGCCTCTGCAGTGCCGGCACTTACGCCGTATGTGACCGTGATCACCGTGATCTTTGTGATTGGGATCGCCTATGGCAACCTGCGCGGTATTCGGGAGGCCGGTAAGACGTTTGCGGTGCCAACCTATCTCTTTATTGGTTCGATGTTCTTAATGATTGGTGTCGGCATCTTTCGTGGGATTTTCGGCCATCTTCCGGTCTATACCCACTTTGGAGCTGGGGTCTATCCAGCCGGTACCGCCGGTGCTGGTCTCTTGCTTGGGGCGTCTGTCTTCATCTTCTTGAAGGCTTTTGCTAGCGGCGGCACAGCACTCACGGGAACCGAGGCGATCTCCAACGGGGTCTCCGTCTTCCGAGACCCGCAACCTCGCAACGCCCGCATCACGCTGGTGGTGATGAGCGTGATCCTTGGTACTCTTCTTCTCGGTGTCTCAGGACTCGCGGCGGTCACCCATGCAACTCCGTACCTCTCTGGTGACCCGACCGTACTCTCCCAGATCGCCAAGGCGGTCTTTGGCACCTCGTTGATCGGTCGTATTCTGTACGTTGCCCTCGATATCTTCACGATGGGCATCTTGACGTTGGCCGCCAATACGAGTTTCGCGGGCCTGCCTTTTCTGGCCTCGTTCGCTGCCTCCGATGGATTCCTGCCCAAGAGCTTTACCGTTCGAGGGCATCGATTGGTGTACTCGACAGCGATCGTCGCTCTCGCGGTTGTCTCCGTCATCCTGCTGGTTGCCACCAACTCCAACGTCTATACCTTGATCTCGCTCTACGCGATCGGTGTCTTTACTGGCTTCACGATCGCCGGGGCTGGTATGGTCAAGCACCACTTTATGACGCGCGAGAAGAGTTGGAGGCGTCGCGCGGCGATCAACGGAGCAGCGGCTGTCCTGTCAGGGGCAGTGGACATCACCTTCATCGTGACTAAGTTCACCTCTGGTGCCTGGACCATCGTCATTATTGTTCCGGTGCTGGTCCTGATCTTCACGCGATTCAAGCACTCTCATGACTCCGAGCAAGCAGCACTGAGCGCTGGGCTCGCGTCGATCGAACATGAGGTGTTGCCGCGCAAGCACAAGGTGCTGATCCTAGTTGACCAGGTCGATGTGGCGACGGTGACAGCGCTCAACTATGCAAGGATCCTCGCAGCGGACTCAGTGACGGCGCTTCACTTTGTGACCGACGAAAAACATGCCCAGGCGCTGGCCGCAAGCTGGGAGTCGGGAGGGCTTGGACGCACCCCGCTTGAGTTGCTCGACTGTCAGGACCGCAGGTTGCGTAGAGCTGCGGGCCAGGTGGTACTCGATGCGTTGAGCGATGGAGATTCGCAGGTATCGGTGCTCATCCCACATCGAATCTACCCACGGTTCTCTGGTTCGCTGCTCCATGATCAAACCTCCGCATCGCTCGCTGAGGTGATTGCGCAGCTTCCTCATGCGACACCGATCCTGATACCCCATCGCGTAAAGCCAGCTCGCCAGCCAGCACCGACACCAACAGGTACGCCGGGCAGGACGGCACTTCGTACCGATGAACCCTCCTTGGATCCTTCGGTTACCCAGGACGAGGTTGCTGACGGGGTGACCCAAATTGCTGGACTCAAACTACGAGAGCGAACCCGGGTGATCGGTCGTGTATCCTCCATCCGCATGAGTTCCTACCATGGCACTCCATCGACGGCGGCCCGACTTGAGGACGCGAGTGGTGGATTGATGTTGGTATTTCCTGGTCGAAGTGCGATTCCGGGCCTGAACTCGGGTATGAATGTGAGCGCCGAGGGAACTGTGGTAGAGGTGGATGGCCACCTCGCTATGATCAATCCCTTGTACGAATTCTTACCGTTGACTACGAAATAG
- a CDS encoding TrkA family potassium uptake protein, translating to MTSDRILVVGCGRVGAELATQLATQGHQVTILDRTARSFRRLADHPNITKLEGMGFDPEILKEAHIEDAYGLAAVTSGDNTNILSARIAREVFGVPNVVARIYDPRRAVVYQRLGIATVATVTWTTGQAIRRLFPENTPVDWTDQSGTVSLMEVSLPSSLAGVPLATLNVGNSVKFAALLRGSATKFVERELIAQEGDRALVLVTAEGTAQLKEILTGGKE from the coding sequence GTGACATCCGACCGTATTCTGGTCGTTGGCTGTGGGCGAGTGGGTGCAGAACTCGCTACCCAACTGGCGACACAAGGGCATCAAGTGACGATCCTCGATCGCACGGCGCGCTCCTTCCGAAGGCTGGCCGACCATCCAAATATCACCAAACTCGAGGGTATGGGCTTTGATCCCGAGATTCTCAAGGAGGCCCATATCGAGGATGCCTATGGACTTGCCGCAGTGACATCTGGCGACAACACCAACATCTTGAGTGCCCGCATCGCACGCGAAGTCTTCGGTGTCCCCAACGTGGTCGCCAGGATTTACGACCCTCGCCGAGCCGTTGTCTACCAACGCCTCGGTATCGCCACCGTTGCCACCGTGACTTGGACAACCGGACAGGCGATCCGGCGCCTCTTTCCTGAGAACACCCCGGTTGACTGGACCGACCAAAGTGGTACCGTCTCTCTCATGGAGGTTTCCTTGCCGTCCTCACTTGCTGGGGTTCCACTCGCCACCCTCAATGTCGGCAATTCGGTCAAGTTTGCCGCCCTACTGCGGGGTTCTGCAACGAAGTTCGTCGAACGCGAGCTCATCGCCCAGGAGGGCGACCGGGCTCTTGTGCTGGTCACCGCTGAGGGTACTGCCCAGCTCAAAGAGATCCTCACAGGAGGGAAAGAATGA
- a CDS encoding TrkA family potassium uptake protein: MNVTIVGAGKVGTFLAKDLHEAGHNVLVIERDETLVAHLSHEIACRWLVGDGCELSTLATCGLSECDVLVASTGDDEDNLVTSLLAKQEYAIPRVIARVNHPKNHWLFTPAWGVDVAVSTPHLISSLVEEAVSVGSIVRLLQFSRSGARLVEVTLAPGSPAIDRTIEELALPRSASVVAVVRDGDLAVPRGDTLLREADEVICLTTDETDDAIRIALIAQPLVTKSE, translated from the coding sequence ATGAACGTCACCATCGTCGGTGCGGGTAAAGTGGGGACATTCTTGGCCAAGGATCTCCACGAGGCGGGACATAACGTGCTGGTCATCGAGCGTGATGAGACACTGGTCGCCCATCTCTCCCATGAGATTGCCTGCCGTTGGCTCGTTGGTGACGGATGTGAGTTGTCGACCCTGGCCACCTGTGGACTCTCAGAGTGTGACGTCCTCGTCGCCTCAACCGGCGATGACGAAGATAATCTCGTCACCTCGCTCCTCGCCAAGCAAGAGTACGCAATTCCACGGGTCATCGCCCGGGTGAACCACCCAAAGAACCACTGGCTCTTCACACCTGCTTGGGGGGTTGATGTCGCCGTCTCGACTCCCCACCTCATCTCGTCGCTCGTCGAGGAGGCGGTCTCAGTAGGATCTATCGTCCGCCTCTTGCAGTTCTCGCGCTCGGGTGCTCGACTGGTAGAGGTCACGCTCGCCCCAGGGTCACCAGCAATCGACCGTACCATTGAGGAGCTCGCCCTCCCCCGCTCGGCCTCCGTCGTAGCCGTCGTACGGGACGGCGACTTAGCGGTTCCGCGAGGTGACACGCTCCTACGTGAAGCGGATGAAGTGATCTGTTTGACGACCGACGAGACCGACGATGCCATCCGTATCGCCCTCATCGCTCAACCGCTCGTCACCAAGTCAGAATAA
- a CDS encoding HAD family phosphatase, with the protein MEGVFFDLDKTVIARASMLALGTRFFQEGLITRRTVARSLYAQTVYKYLGANERRLKRLENAVLSLTQGWEQSMVLRVVTEALGEIITPLIYREAMDLIDLHHLAGRKVFLVSASPEEVVGPMASFLGVDGFIGSRSRVDEAGKYTGELVFYAYGPYKVEAIATLAADQDIDLARSWAYSDSYTDLPMLEMVGHPVAVNPDRVLTKVAKERDWEILEFKETTKVSRPYLVRTLRNAALVAVVLLGGSAPFLGRSLVRRRRTHQLS; encoded by the coding sequence ATGGAGGGCGTGTTCTTTGACCTGGATAAAACGGTTATTGCACGTGCATCAATGCTGGCGCTCGGTACGAGATTCTTCCAGGAAGGTCTCATCACCCGTAGAACGGTCGCACGGAGCCTCTATGCCCAGACGGTCTATAAGTACTTAGGTGCCAACGAACGCAGGCTCAAACGGCTCGAAAACGCAGTGCTCTCGCTGACTCAGGGTTGGGAGCAATCGATGGTGCTTCGGGTCGTCACCGAGGCCCTAGGCGAGATCATCACACCCTTGATCTACCGGGAGGCGATGGACCTCATCGACCTACACCACCTCGCAGGGCGTAAGGTCTTTCTCGTCTCTGCCTCCCCGGAGGAGGTAGTCGGACCGATGGCCTCCTTCCTAGGCGTCGACGGCTTCATCGGATCACGTTCACGGGTCGACGAGGCCGGCAAGTACACCGGTGAGCTGGTGTTCTACGCCTATGGCCCCTACAAAGTTGAGGCGATCGCGACTCTGGCGGCAGACCAAGACATTGACCTCGCACGTTCGTGGGCGTACTCCGACTCCTACACAGACCTTCCCATGCTCGAGATGGTTGGACACCCGGTCGCGGTGAACCCAGATCGTGTGCTCACCAAAGTAGCCAAGGAGCGTGATTGGGAGATCTTGGAGTTCAAGGAGACAACCAAGGTCTCACGACCCTACCTCGTTCGAACCCTCCGAAACGCCGCTCTCGTAGCGGTCGTCTTACTTGGTGGTTCAGCCCCATTTCTTGGCCGCTCACTTGTGCGACGCCGCCGCACGCACCAATTGTCGTAA
- a CDS encoding RNA polymerase sigma factor RpoD/SigA — translation MSRERQERDEEDLIRLYLGDIGTHSLLSKDDESRLGREMEDANEAREELNGEGLTAERRRELLIIVRRGESAKQAFIQGNLRLVVSIAKRYQASGLPLLDLIQEGNMGLIHAVEKFDWRKGFKFSTYATWWIRQAINRGIANTGRTIRLPVHAGDSLARVQRAQMRLELKLGRSPTVNELAKEVDLPYDKLIESLKFRGDPVSLSEPLRDDGDAELGDVVEDRSASSPFEAVAEAMLPSEIARLLSPLDQRERDILKLRYGLDRGEPRTLEEVGEYFHLTRERIRQIESRAMSKLRHPSADIGARDLLTG, via the coding sequence GTGAGCAGGGAACGACAGGAGCGCGACGAAGAGGATCTCATTCGGTTGTACCTTGGGGATATCGGTACCCATTCACTTCTCTCAAAGGATGATGAAAGTCGTCTTGGCCGCGAGATGGAGGACGCGAACGAGGCTCGTGAGGAGCTCAACGGCGAGGGGCTAACGGCTGAGCGCCGTCGAGAGTTACTGATCATCGTACGCAGAGGTGAGTCCGCTAAGCAGGCGTTCATTCAGGGCAACCTGCGGCTGGTTGTGTCGATCGCTAAGCGTTATCAGGCCTCGGGATTGCCGCTCCTGGATCTGATCCAAGAGGGCAATATGGGTCTGATTCATGCGGTCGAGAAGTTTGACTGGCGCAAGGGTTTCAAGTTTTCCACCTATGCCACGTGGTGGATCCGTCAGGCAATCAATCGTGGGATCGCCAATACGGGGCGAACCATACGGTTGCCAGTCCACGCTGGTGATTCGCTCGCTCGCGTCCAACGTGCCCAAATGCGACTCGAGCTCAAACTTGGTCGAAGCCCCACCGTCAATGAACTCGCCAAAGAGGTCGATCTCCCTTATGATAAGCTCATCGAGTCCCTGAAGTTTCGTGGCGATCCGGTCTCGTTGTCGGAGCCTCTTCGTGACGACGGCGATGCCGAACTCGGCGATGTAGTGGAGGATCGTTCTGCCTCGTCACCCTTTGAGGCGGTGGCAGAGGCGATGCTTCCGTCGGAGATTGCCCGCCTGCTCTCTCCGCTCGATCAGCGAGAGCGCGATATTTTGAAGTTGCGCTATGGGCTCGATCGGGGAGAACCCCGGACGCTTGAGGAGGTGGGAGAATATTTTCACCTTACACGCGAGCGGATTCGCCAGATTGAGTCTCGGGCCATGTCAAAGTTGCGTCACCCCTCCGCAGATATTGGAGCGCGCGACCTCCTAACGGGGTGA
- a CDS encoding NAD+ synthase: MSPLKLACAQVNVAVGAIEQNVDRCYSAIEEARSLGVDVLLFPELTLTGYPPEDLLLQPQFVDANDAALAKVAQYVGDDIVVVIGFVRRGDDLHNSVAVLFDHRVQMTYDKQILPNYTVFDECRYFRPGDPQPQLLEVNGVPLGLAICEDAWSPQGAIAQASAMGAELVLVANASPYEMGRQAARERLMEVRASDASVAILYCNLVGGQDELVFDGGSFFVDALGSVQTRAARFTEDLLVVDFLGEEARYRKRLLDPRGGLRSDVEPARRRIIKTRPTHARPVSSIGLSKPMEAPIEGFDPEEVTQAIVLGTRDYVRKNHAPGVLVAVSGGIDSALVAALAVAALDPSAVQLVALPSRYSSPGSLTDATALAKNLGCELVTLPIEAAHRSLSEILARELPVEGLVDENLQSRIRGMLMMALSNGSGRLVLTTGNKSELAVGYSTLYGDTAGGFAVIKDLYKTQVYAIAAHLNQQQIVIPTEILAKPPSAELRPDQLDTDTLPDYPVLDEVLVSLVDRDQSVAQLVGRGFDPEMVARVDALIRRNEYKRRQSPVGVRLSSKAFGKDRRMPISSGYV; this comes from the coding sequence GTGAGTCCTCTCAAACTTGCCTGCGCACAGGTTAATGTTGCCGTCGGAGCTATCGAACAGAACGTCGATCGCTGTTATTCCGCCATCGAGGAGGCGCGATCGCTTGGGGTCGATGTTCTGCTCTTCCCAGAACTGACGCTCACTGGTTACCCGCCGGAGGATCTTCTCCTCCAACCGCAGTTTGTCGATGCCAACGATGCCGCACTTGCCAAGGTAGCCCAGTACGTTGGTGACGATATCGTGGTGGTGATCGGTTTTGTTCGACGCGGCGATGACCTGCATAACTCCGTCGCGGTACTTTTTGATCACCGGGTGCAGATGACCTATGATAAGCAGATCCTGCCCAACTATACCGTCTTTGATGAATGCCGGTATTTCCGACCCGGCGACCCCCAGCCACAGCTCCTCGAGGTCAACGGTGTCCCGCTAGGCCTTGCCATCTGCGAGGATGCATGGTCTCCACAAGGCGCGATCGCGCAGGCGTCGGCGATGGGTGCTGAGTTGGTGCTCGTGGCGAACGCCTCCCCATACGAGATGGGTCGACAGGCAGCTCGAGAGCGGCTCATGGAGGTCCGAGCTTCCGATGCGTCGGTGGCGATTCTCTACTGCAACCTGGTCGGTGGTCAAGACGAGCTGGTCTTTGATGGCGGCTCCTTCTTTGTCGATGCGCTCGGCAGTGTCCAGACGAGAGCGGCTCGTTTCACCGAGGATCTGTTGGTCGTTGATTTCTTGGGGGAGGAGGCCCGCTACCGCAAGCGCCTTCTCGATCCCCGAGGTGGTTTGAGGTCCGATGTCGAGCCAGCTAGACGGCGGATAATCAAGACTCGACCCACCCATGCCAGACCAGTGAGCTCGATTGGCCTGTCCAAACCCATGGAGGCGCCTATCGAGGGTTTCGATCCGGAGGAGGTGACGCAGGCCATCGTGCTTGGGACGCGTGACTATGTGAGGAAGAATCATGCCCCTGGCGTCCTTGTTGCGGTTTCGGGTGGTATCGACTCGGCGCTTGTTGCCGCCCTTGCGGTAGCGGCGCTCGACCCCTCGGCCGTGCAGTTGGTTGCCTTGCCATCTCGCTACTCCTCACCAGGCTCCCTGACCGATGCGACTGCGCTTGCCAAGAACCTCGGCTGCGAACTCGTCACCCTGCCGATTGAGGCAGCCCATCGCAGCCTGTCCGAGATCCTGGCGCGCGAGCTACCTGTCGAGGGTCTTGTCGATGAAAACCTACAGAGCCGTATTCGCGGAATGCTGATGATGGCGCTCTCCAACGGGAGTGGCCGATTGGTTCTCACGACTGGTAACAAGTCTGAGCTGGCGGTGGGGTATTCGACCCTCTATGGCGACACGGCTGGTGGGTTCGCGGTGATCAAGGACCTCTATAAAACCCAGGTGTACGCCATCGCAGCGCATCTGAACCAGCAGCAGATCGTTATCCCCACCGAGATCCTCGCCAAGCCCCCAAGTGCGGAGCTGCGTCCAGATCAACTCGACACCGATACACTTCCCGACTATCCCGTCCTCGATGAGGTGCTGGTCTCGCTCGTCGATCGGGACCAATCGGTAGCACAACTGGTTGGACGAGGCTTTGACCCCGAGATGGTAGCGCGGGTCGATGCGCTGATTCGTCGGAATGAATACAAGCGAAGACAGAGTCCGGTCGGAGTCCGCCTCTCCTCGAAGGCATTCGGGAAGGATCGACGCATGCCGATTAGCTCCGGATACGTGTGA